In a single window of the Tellurirhabdus bombi genome:
- the cas5b gene encoding type I-B CRISPR-associated protein Cas5b: protein MADQKLISFDLRADFGFFKKPDYNDGILLSYNMIHKPALLGILGAIIGLEGYSKKGEFPQYYQRLKDLSIGIEPLNHEKGNFQKTTVKYTNTVGYANDDGNLLIEEMMLVKPAYRCYVLLDLAVEDHNKLYDYLKRGQAEYIPYLGKNEFQASWLNDDGESTFREYDFNAFKPGQDFGLRTVFIKSNPIKNEQVLVKISFRSRTVFNEATFSYFERLPVHFHESLIQYHLYDMAYTDYVLSSESTITNLLQIEDSIGSKTVVQLF, encoded by the coding sequence ATGGCGGATCAAAAATTGATTTCGTTCGACTTGCGAGCCGATTTTGGCTTTTTCAAGAAGCCCGATTATAACGATGGTATCCTGCTGTCGTATAATATGATTCATAAACCTGCTTTGCTGGGTATTCTGGGCGCTATTATTGGCCTGGAGGGATATTCGAAGAAGGGCGAGTTTCCGCAGTATTATCAGCGGCTCAAGGATTTATCCATTGGCATTGAGCCGCTGAACCACGAGAAAGGTAATTTCCAGAAAACAACGGTAAAGTACACCAACACAGTTGGCTACGCGAATGATGATGGCAACTTATTGATCGAGGAAATGATGCTCGTTAAGCCTGCCTATCGGTGCTATGTGCTGTTGGATTTGGCTGTAGAAGACCATAATAAGTTGTATGATTATCTAAAAAGAGGTCAGGCTGAATACATTCCGTATCTGGGTAAAAATGAGTTTCAGGCATCGTGGCTAAATGACGATGGTGAATCGACTTTTCGGGAGTATGATTTTAACGCGTTTAAACCTGGTCAGGACTTTGGTCTTCGTACCGTTTTCATCAAGTCTAATCCCATAAAAAATGAGCAGGTGTTGGTAAAGATCTCGTTCAGAAGCAGAACAGTATTCAACGAGGCTACTTTTTCTTATTTCGAGCGGTTGCCAGTCCACTTCCACGAAAGCCTAATTCAGTATCATCTTTACGACATGGCTTACACGGATTACGTACTTTCTTCGGAATCTACTATCACTAATCTGCTCCAAATCGAAGACAGTATAGGCTCTAAAACAGTGGTTCAACTTTTCTAA
- a CDS encoding type I CRISPR-associated protein Cas7, producing MSQSFKNRVFGCAIIKSINSNYNADFTHQPRTLPDGTVYATDKALKYSIRNYLVKHLGEEHVFYFKSLSDEMQPRDLDQTYTKHFGAFPTEKGKDAAVKVRKQILENLLQCIDIRLFGGTFASSGANLSLHGTVQFTHGVNRFPEGIIYSEQISSPFRNSNDKSADSMQTTLGTQFKLREGHYVHHLSVNPRNLEEMAKVVNNAGITDDDVAKLKQALRAGVTLYDSSAKAGTENELLLWVQLKQDSKLVLPSFVELVSINVGENESREIDLAKVSAILGREHIKSEIEKIELYYDSAVTTVVNAPEGAEVLELN from the coding sequence ATGAGTCAATCATTCAAAAATCGCGTTTTTGGCTGTGCCATCATCAAATCGATCAATTCAAATTATAACGCGGACTTCACCCACCAACCCCGTACACTTCCTGACGGAACCGTTTACGCTACCGATAAAGCGTTGAAATATTCGATCCGTAACTACCTGGTTAAGCACTTAGGGGAGGAGCACGTTTTTTACTTCAAGAGCCTGAGTGATGAAATGCAGCCGCGTGATCTTGACCAAACTTATACAAAGCATTTTGGAGCATTTCCGACTGAGAAAGGAAAAGATGCTGCCGTAAAAGTACGTAAGCAAATTCTGGAAAACCTGTTGCAGTGCATTGATATTCGGCTGTTTGGTGGCACGTTTGCCAGTTCGGGCGCAAATCTTTCGTTGCACGGGACAGTTCAGTTTACGCATGGTGTCAATCGCTTCCCGGAAGGAATTATTTACTCGGAGCAAATTTCGTCGCCGTTTCGTAACTCCAACGACAAAAGTGCTGATTCGATGCAAACAACTCTGGGGACTCAATTCAAACTGAGGGAGGGGCACTACGTCCATCATCTGTCGGTGAATCCTCGGAATCTCGAAGAAATGGCGAAAGTTGTTAATAACGCTGGAATAACCGACGATGATGTTGCTAAGCTAAAGCAGGCGCTACGCGCTGGTGTTACGTTGTATGACTCGTCCGCAAAGGCAGGTACCGAAAATGAGTTACTGTTGTGGGTTCAGCTTAAGCAAGATTCCAAATTAGTGCTGCCTTCGTTTGTCGAACTGGTGAGTATAAACGTCGGCGAAAATGAAAGCCGGGAAATTGATTTAGCGAAAGTCAGTGCTATTCTGGGCCGTGAGCACATCAAGAGCGAAATCGAGAAAATAGAACTGTATTACGATTCGGCTGTAACAACCGTCGTGAATGCCCCCGAAGGTGCGGAAGTGCTAGAGTTAAACTAA
- the cas6 gene encoding CRISPR-associated endoribonuclease Cas6, which produces MQFRLILRPTARQTLVPFNYAYRLSAFIYAVLADADQKYADFLHSRGYEYSSTRRFKLFTFSDLIIPNARVDVRAGGLWVTSPHIEWVVSFYVDKAAQHFIMGLFQDQRCVIATPKHRAEFIIERVEAVPLEINSDTVTLRTLSPVVIAEKSERRTGRRGMDQYLHPADVQFGPLLIDNLLAKWNSIPRTVSVGDLSAHDFATSAVTYRLLPDREPKSRLVAIKEDSRAETKVRGWFGFLFELSGPKELLELAVLAGLGRYNAEGFGSVGVI; this is translated from the coding sequence ATGCAGTTTCGATTAATATTAAGACCCACTGCCCGGCAAACGCTGGTCCCTTTTAATTACGCCTACCGACTCAGCGCGTTCATTTACGCTGTGCTGGCCGACGCTGATCAGAAATACGCCGATTTCCTGCATTCGCGCGGGTATGAATATTCGAGTACGCGCCGGTTTAAGCTGTTCACATTTTCGGACTTGATCATCCCTAACGCCCGCGTCGATGTCCGCGCGGGGGGCTTGTGGGTGACGTCTCCGCATATTGAGTGGGTGGTCAGTTTCTACGTCGATAAGGCGGCCCAGCATTTCATTATGGGGCTGTTTCAGGACCAGCGTTGCGTGATTGCCACGCCCAAACACCGGGCGGAGTTTATCATTGAGCGGGTTGAGGCCGTGCCATTGGAGATAAACTCGGACACCGTTACGTTGCGGACGCTCTCACCCGTGGTGATCGCCGAGAAGTCGGAACGCCGAACCGGACGGCGCGGCATGGATCAGTACCTGCATCCAGCGGACGTACAATTCGGTCCGTTACTAATCGACAACCTGCTGGCGAAGTGGAACAGTATCCCCCGAACGGTTTCGGTAGGTGATTTATCTGCCCATGACTTTGCGACGTCGGCAGTAACGTACCGGCTCCTGCCCGACCGGGAGCCTAAATCCAGGCTGGTCGCGATCAAAGAAGATTCGAGAGCGGAGACGAAAGTGCGCGGATGGTTTGGCTTTTTATTCGAACTCAGCGGCCCGAAGGAATTGCTGGAATTGGCGGTGCTGGCAGGCTTGGGGCGGTATAATGCGGAGGGGTTTGGGTCGGTGGGGGTTATTTAG
- a CDS encoding helix-turn-helix transcriptional regulator → MPLIKNQFERLKKINERLNRWNRGVVSKTELLQLCDCSESTLKTDLEYLRDVYEAPIKYDRRQKGWRYERPFDMAASVTLSSHDLAALETAAATLSQLQHLDIFRDLRGTVDKIDKAVRFRASKRRKYQSHILFESVPYVKGNEYIEPLLRAIHEEQAVTFQYQKYESEEIKDHVVYPYILKEHRNRWYLIGWQGQKGYLGLRTYGLDRILPNSLQAASPLSAVPEFDAETYFRYSLGVAVYEKNAPEDVVLSFTPKAGKQFKAQPFYPFNPEDVLLDSADECRIRLYIIINLELVYELARLGAGVKVLSPNSLVELVKGHHQQALDVYQEEKLEK, encoded by the coding sequence ATGCCCCTCATCAAAAATCAATTCGAACGGCTGAAGAAAATCAACGAACGTCTCAACCGCTGGAACAGGGGTGTCGTTTCTAAAACCGAACTGCTTCAGCTTTGCGATTGCTCCGAAAGTACGCTCAAAACCGATCTTGAATACCTGCGTGATGTCTACGAAGCACCCATCAAGTATGACCGCCGACAGAAAGGCTGGCGTTATGAGCGCCCGTTCGACATGGCCGCCAGCGTGACCCTTTCCAGCCACGATCTGGCCGCTCTGGAAACAGCCGCCGCCACGCTTTCGCAACTCCAGCACCTGGATATTTTCCGTGATTTACGCGGTACCGTGGATAAAATTGACAAAGCCGTCCGGTTCCGCGCCTCCAAACGGCGAAAATACCAGTCGCATATTTTGTTTGAATCGGTACCGTACGTGAAGGGAAATGAATACATCGAACCGCTTTTGCGCGCTATTCACGAAGAACAGGCTGTTACTTTTCAGTACCAGAAATATGAGTCGGAGGAGATAAAAGACCACGTTGTTTATCCGTATATTCTAAAAGAGCACCGCAACCGCTGGTATTTAATCGGTTGGCAGGGACAGAAAGGTTACCTCGGCCTTAGAACCTATGGTCTGGATCGTATTTTGCCCAACAGTTTACAAGCAGCTAGTCCATTGAGCGCCGTGCCTGAATTTGATGCTGAAACGTATTTTCGGTATTCGCTGGGCGTGGCCGTCTACGAGAAAAATGCGCCGGAAGACGTGGTTCTTTCCTTCACTCCGAAAGCAGGTAAACAGTTCAAAGCCCAGCCGTTTTACCCGTTCAACCCAGAAGATGTGCTGCTCGACTCCGCCGACGAATGCCGCATCCGACTCTATATTATTATTAATCTGGAGTTGGTTTACGAACTGGCGAGGTTGGGCGCAGGTGTAAAAGTGCTTTCGCCCAACTCGCTAGTTGAATTAGTAAAAGGACATCACCAGCAAGCGCTTGATGTCTATCAGGAAGAAAAATTGGAAAAATAA
- a CDS encoding sugar phosphate isomerase/epimerase family protein, producing MKKINRKTFLEELSLLAGAAALPGMGFVASEAAKSKMKLGLVTYLWGKDWDVPTLIKNCTTAGIGGVELRVEHAHGVMPNLTAAERQEVKKKFADSPVKIVGLGTNEQYDFPDQTRLQKAIDRTKEFIRLSADVGGSGVKVKPNALHKEVPTEKTLAQIGQALNELAKYAADFGQQIRLEVHGEETQELPNIKTIMDHASHRNATVCWNCNPQDLNGKGLEANFNLVKSRFGDICHVRELNDTSYPYQQLMDLFVKANYDGWILLECRTNPADKVAALIEQRQIFEKMISNAEVARK from the coding sequence ATGAAAAAAATAAATCGCAAAACCTTTCTCGAAGAATTATCACTGCTGGCTGGTGCGGCCGCCCTGCCCGGAATGGGCTTCGTCGCCTCTGAGGCGGCAAAATCCAAGATGAAGCTGGGACTCGTTACCTATCTGTGGGGAAAGGATTGGGACGTTCCGACGCTGATTAAAAACTGCACCACAGCGGGCATTGGTGGCGTAGAATTGCGGGTGGAGCACGCACACGGCGTGATGCCGAACCTGACGGCTGCGGAACGCCAGGAGGTGAAAAAGAAATTTGCCGATAGTCCAGTGAAGATTGTAGGACTGGGCACCAACGAACAATATGATTTCCCCGATCAGACGCGTCTGCAAAAGGCCATTGATCGAACTAAAGAATTTATCCGGCTTAGTGCCGATGTGGGCGGGTCGGGCGTGAAAGTGAAGCCTAACGCTCTGCACAAGGAAGTCCCGACGGAAAAAACGCTGGCCCAGATTGGTCAGGCTCTGAATGAACTGGCAAAATACGCCGCCGATTTTGGCCAACAGATTCGCCTGGAAGTGCACGGCGAAGAAACCCAGGAATTGCCCAACATAAAAACCATCATGGACCACGCCAGCCATCGCAACGCTACTGTTTGCTGGAACTGCAATCCACAGGACCTGAATGGCAAAGGTCTGGAAGCAAATTTTAACCTGGTAAAAAGTCGGTTTGGCGATATCTGCCATGTCCGTGAGCTAAATGATACCAGTTATCCCTACCAGCAGTTGATGGATCTTTTCGTGAAGGCGAACTACGATGGCTGGATTTTGCTGGAATGCCGCACTAACCCAGCCGACAAAGTAGCCGCTTTGATCGAGCAACGGCAGATTTTCGAAAAGATGATCAGCAACGCCGAAGTGGCGCGTAAATAG
- a CDS encoding HNH endonuclease signature motif containing protein translates to MARYQFDALFEDHFVTVCNEAESMAQAAVTLGMNYKTLCFHAKRLGCFKTNQSGKGTQKKPSKQAVPIESIFDGTYFTYQTHKLKKRLLKEGYKKHECESCGLSKWLEQPIPLELHHKDGNRKNNALINLSLLCPNCHALTENYRAKNIKNLSAQMETFGVEPLNVGEAFQQ, encoded by the coding sequence ATGGCTCGCTATCAATTTGATGCACTCTTTGAAGATCATTTTGTTACAGTTTGTAATGAAGCGGAAAGTATGGCGCAGGCCGCTGTAACCCTTGGTATGAATTACAAAACCCTTTGTTTTCATGCTAAAAGACTTGGTTGTTTCAAAACCAACCAATCTGGAAAGGGAACGCAGAAAAAACCCTCTAAGCAGGCGGTTCCAATAGAATCTATTTTCGACGGAACTTACTTTACGTATCAAACTCACAAGCTGAAAAAGAGATTACTGAAGGAAGGCTACAAAAAACACGAATGTGAATCATGTGGCTTGTCAAAATGGTTAGAGCAGCCAATTCCTTTGGAGTTACATCATAAAGATGGCAATCGGAAAAATAACGCGCTGATAAATCTTAGCTTGTTGTGCCCCAACTGTCACGCTCTTACTGAAAATTACCGCGCCAAGAATATCAAAAATTTGAGTGCCCAGATGGAAACATTTGGAGTAGAACCGCTTAACGTCGGGGAAGCCTTCCAGCAATAG
- a CDS encoding UbiA family prenyltransferase: protein MTPRAIWLHLRVPFSFFLLPVFTFALSQSPRPDWVRAGLVLVIIHLLLYPASNAYNSYFDKDEGSIGILEAPPAVDKALFNVAWVLDVVALVLGIWVGWWFVAYLLIYGFISKAYSHPAIRLKKYPLISWVIVSMFQGGFTYIMTLQAINGLPIADVFRVKPLLAGLLCTLNLLAVYPITQVYQHEEDARRGDLTMSRLLGVRGTFLNAIFFFMLSLTGFYVYFNGKVVFWLLPLCLLPGILFFLGWFRRVAKDVNQADFRSAMRMTLLSGLGLNIFFLILLFLRFSESVGIKIN from the coding sequence ATGACTCCCCGCGCTATCTGGTTACACCTCCGCGTGCCTTTCTCTTTTTTTCTGCTGCCCGTTTTTACGTTTGCGCTGAGTCAGTCACCTCGACCGGATTGGGTTCGGGCCGGGCTGGTGCTGGTCATTATTCATTTGTTACTCTACCCGGCCAGCAACGCCTACAACAGCTATTTTGACAAAGATGAAGGAAGTATTGGCATTCTGGAAGCACCGCCAGCGGTAGACAAAGCCTTGTTCAACGTAGCTTGGGTGCTGGATGTGGTGGCGTTGGTATTGGGTATTTGGGTGGGTTGGTGGTTTGTGGCTTATCTATTGATCTACGGTTTTATTTCCAAAGCCTACAGTCATCCGGCTATCCGTCTTAAGAAGTATCCGCTTATTAGCTGGGTCATTGTCAGTATGTTTCAGGGCGGGTTTACGTATATCATGACGCTGCAAGCAATCAATGGCCTTCCCATTGCTGATGTGTTTCGGGTAAAGCCGCTGCTGGCCGGGTTGCTTTGTACTCTAAATTTGCTGGCGGTTTATCCCATTACGCAGGTTTATCAGCACGAAGAAGATGCCCGTCGGGGCGATTTAACCATGAGTCGGCTGCTAGGTGTACGCGGGACATTTTTAAATGCCATCTTCTTTTTTATGCTATCCTTAACCGGTTTTTACGTTTATTTTAACGGTAAGGTGGTCTTCTGGTTGCTGCCATTGTGCCTTTTGCCAGGTATTTTGTTTTTTTTAGGGTGGTTTAGACGAGTCGCGAAAGACGTGAACCAGGCTGATTTTCGCTCGGCGATGCGCATGACGCTTCTGTCTGGACTGGGTCTCAATATTTTTTTTCTGATTTTACTCTTTTTAAGGTTCTCAGAATCAGTGGGGATAAAAATTAACTAG
- a CDS encoding type III polyketide synthase, which produces MNSYLTAIGTAVPEHGFFQQQIASFMAQALQLDERERRKLQALYRQTRIEKRHSVLPDFGREVGDFSFFPNTTDLEPFPTVGQRMQLYQREALPLALKAIQDCLRGTSAPITHLVTVSCTGMYAPGLDIELIDALNLPTTTSRTAINFMGCYGAFNGLKVADAIVRADADACVLVVCVELCTIHFQKKQEEDHLLSNALFADGAAAVLIEAQPRPSTPSLKLRTFYCDLLSEGREEMGWIINDHGFEMTLTSEVPAVIRQGIGRLLSQLLQKSNLTIEDIDQYAIHPGGRKILEVIEQQLGLEPADNQPAYEILRQYGNMSSATVLFVLQEIWKTLNTPDNLNSEVTSASEKRAKNILSCAFGPGLTLESMILEIIPAAQPVGSAADTLSSIPSKA; this is translated from the coding sequence ATGAACAGTTACCTAACTGCCATTGGCACGGCCGTTCCCGAACACGGCTTTTTTCAACAACAGATTGCTTCTTTCATGGCCCAGGCTTTGCAGCTTGACGAGCGGGAACGCCGCAAATTGCAGGCGCTCTACCGGCAAACCCGCATCGAGAAGCGGCATTCGGTATTGCCCGATTTTGGCCGCGAGGTGGGTGATTTTTCGTTTTTTCCGAATACGACAGATTTAGAGCCGTTCCCGACCGTCGGACAGCGCATGCAGCTCTACCAGCGCGAAGCCCTGCCCCTCGCTTTGAAGGCAATTCAGGACTGTCTGCGCGGTACTTCTGCTCCTATTACACACTTGGTTACGGTAAGTTGCACCGGCATGTATGCCCCGGGTTTGGATATTGAGTTGATTGATGCACTGAATTTGCCAACAACAACCTCCCGTACGGCCATCAATTTTATGGGTTGCTACGGCGCCTTCAACGGCTTGAAAGTAGCCGATGCCATCGTTCGGGCCGATGCCGACGCCTGTGTGCTGGTTGTTTGCGTCGAACTGTGCACCATTCATTTTCAGAAAAAGCAGGAAGAAGATCATTTATTGTCTAACGCCCTTTTTGCCGACGGTGCCGCTGCCGTCTTGATCGAAGCCCAGCCCCGCCCAAGCACACCCTCGCTAAAACTCCGGACATTTTACTGCGACCTGCTTTCGGAAGGACGCGAAGAAATGGGCTGGATCATCAATGACCACGGCTTTGAAATGACCTTAACCTCTGAAGTTCCGGCGGTTATTCGGCAAGGCATCGGGCGGCTCTTGTCGCAGTTACTGCAAAAAAGCAACCTGACGATTGAAGACATTGATCAGTACGCCATTCATCCTGGTGGTCGGAAAATTCTGGAAGTCATTGAACAGCAACTTGGTCTTGAGCCTGCCGATAACCAGCCCGCCTACGAAATCCTGCGTCAATACGGCAACATGTCTTCGGCAACGGTTTTGTTTGTTTTGCAGGAAATCTGGAAAACATTGAATACGCCCGACAACCTTAATTCCGAAGTCACCTCAGCCAGCGAAAAAAGAGCCAAAAACATTTTAAGCTGTGCGTTTGGACCGGGCCTAACCCTGGAATCCATGATTCTGGAGATTATTCCCGCTGCCCAGCCCGTCGGTTCAGCGGCGGATACGCTTTCGAGCATTCCTTCCAAAGCCTGA
- a CDS encoding TerC/Alx family metal homeostasis membrane protein: MFSYETIFFACFSVFVLVVMSLDLGVFSKQKSHIVSFKEAGTWSAVWVALSIAFYFFLKNYGYLIHGITDMARLEEVRSLYAAHVATVPGNFEASLALFQNNMALEYITGYLVEYSLSADNIFVFIMIFASFGVRERYYKKILVWGILGAIVLRFVFIFVGSALLQRFEWIIYIFGAFLVYTGLKLFFEKEGDDKIEPSNHPVVKITAKYLNVYRRNVTDRFFVRRKTDNKLFVTPLFIVVIVVAFTDLIFAVDSIPAIFSITKDPYIVFFSNVFAIMGLRSMFFFLSSIMSKFRFLKVGLAVLLTFIGLKMILHHQLEELGFETIYSLYVILTILAVSVVASWLIPEKKKTPEELNV, encoded by the coding sequence ATGTTTAGTTACGAAACCATATTCTTTGCCTGCTTTTCCGTGTTCGTCTTGGTTGTTATGTCGCTCGATTTGGGCGTTTTTTCCAAGCAGAAAAGCCACATTGTTAGTTTTAAAGAAGCGGGTACCTGGAGCGCGGTCTGGGTGGCGTTGTCGATTGCGTTTTATTTTTTCCTCAAAAATTACGGTTATCTGATTCACGGCATTACCGACATGGCTCGCCTGGAGGAAGTTCGGAGCCTCTACGCGGCTCACGTTGCTACAGTTCCGGGAAATTTCGAGGCGAGTCTGGCCCTGTTTCAGAATAACATGGCCCTTGAATACATCACCGGTTACCTCGTGGAATATTCACTCTCCGCCGACAATATTTTCGTGTTTATCATGATTTTTGCTTCGTTTGGCGTTCGGGAGCGGTACTACAAGAAAATTCTGGTCTGGGGTATTTTAGGAGCCATCGTCCTGCGGTTTGTTTTCATTTTTGTGGGATCGGCCCTGCTGCAACGTTTTGAATGGATCATTTATATTTTCGGGGCATTCCTGGTATATACTGGTTTAAAATTGTTCTTCGAAAAAGAAGGCGACGACAAAATTGAGCCCAGCAACCACCCGGTTGTAAAAATTACGGCCAAGTATCTAAACGTCTATCGACGCAACGTAACCGACCGTTTTTTCGTACGCCGCAAAACAGATAACAAACTGTTTGTCACGCCTTTATTCATCGTCGTTATTGTTGTTGCCTTCACGGACCTGATCTTTGCCGTTGATTCGATTCCGGCGATTTTCTCCATTACAAAAGACCCGTACATCGTTTTCTTCTCGAACGTTTTTGCCATCATGGGTCTGCGGTCCATGTTCTTCTTCCTGTCGAGCATCATGAGCAAATTCCGCTTCCTGAAAGTAGGCTTGGCCGTGCTGCTGACCTTCATCGGTTTAAAGATGATTTTGCATCACCAGCTTGAAGAACTAGGGTTTGAAACCATTTATTCGCTGTATGTCATTCTGACCATTTTGGCCGTTTCTGTGGTTGCCTCGTGGTTAATTCCTGAGAAGAAAAAAACACCGGAGGAATTGAACGTCTGA